From Choloepus didactylus isolate mChoDid1 chromosome 19, mChoDid1.pri, whole genome shotgun sequence, one genomic window encodes:
- the PFDN4 gene encoding prefoldin subunit 4 codes for MAATMKKAAAEDVNVTFEDQQKINKFARNTSRITELKEEIEVKKKQLQNLEDACDDIMLAEDDCFMIPYQIGDVFISHSQEETQEMLEEAKKNLQEEIDALESRVESIQRVLADLKVQLYAKFGSNINLEADES; via the exons GCTGCAGAAGATGTAAACGTTACTTTCGAAGATCAGCAAAAGATAAACAAATTTGCACGGAATACGAGTAGAATCACAGagctaaaagaagaaatagaagtaaaaaag AAACAACTCCAAAATTTAGAAGATGCTTGTGATGATATTATGCTGGCAGAGGATGACTGCTTTATGATACCTTATCAGATCGGGGATGTTTTCATTAGCCATTCTCAAGAAGAAACACAAGAAATGTTAGAAGAAGCAAAG aaaaattTGCAGGAAGAAATTGACGCCTTAGAATCCAGAGTGGAATCAATTCAGCGGGTGTTAGCAGATTTGAAAGTTCAGCTATATGCAAAATTTGGGAGCAACATAAATCTTGAAGCTGATGAAagttaa